A stretch of the Saccharolobus caldissimus genome encodes the following:
- a CDS encoding PaREP1 family protein has product MEKDLYKVNKEYVEARVIESLSDLLISLNLWKEGYTRNSAGKAFSAVKALLSALIVANHVKLLEIAKDVKEREWLKKKAHVVPTHSMYALAQMLKDVGIDITNLVNYALDLHDYQYNGFEPGFSKYSRKEDVFRDLVTVVKETKRLISTYFPNLELKEISEKIDEIFKELIK; this is encoded by the coding sequence ATGGAGAAGGATCTTTATAAAGTTAATAAGGAATACGTTGAGGCTAGGGTAATTGAAAGTTTATCAGATTTGCTTATTTCTCTCAATTTATGGAAGGAAGGTTATACTAGGAACTCTGCGGGTAAAGCTTTTAGTGCGGTAAAAGCGTTATTAAGTGCATTAATAGTCGCTAATCACGTCAAGCTGTTAGAAATTGCCAAAGACGTCAAAGAGAGAGAGTGGCTTAAGAAAAAAGCTCACGTTGTCCCTACTCATAGTATGTACGCTTTAGCACAGATGCTGAAAGATGTAGGAATTGATATTACAAATCTTGTTAACTATGCCTTAGATCTTCATGATTACCAATATAATGGGTTTGAGCCGGGGTTTAGTAAATACAGTAGGAAGGAGGACGTTTTTAGAGATTTAGTAACGGTAGTTAAGGAGACTAAGAGATTGATTAGCACATATTTTCCGAATCTTGAATTGAAGGAAATATCAGAAAAAATTGATGAGATATTTAAGGAATTAATAAAATAA
- a CDS encoding ATP-binding cassette domain-containing protein has product MLKVINVTKEFHGNVVISNINLEVRDNDKVAIIGLHNSGKTVLMEILSGEIKPTQGKVLLDGKKVNNRKIAYAPQIPKFVPTMKVKEIMKYVTDNYDPFLDELGLDKEKRIRDLSLDEKKRLSIALSLPFSPKYLLFDDLSSISNITKDFIRKFNGAIILAHHNLKEVWDLIDKVVIISRGRITFNENKEELLYKIVKYVDEKGEHEIWEKTKEDYAEKILKERGVKFDVLGVTPDEVFLYFYARA; this is encoded by the coding sequence GTGCTTAAGGTCATAAATGTAACTAAGGAATTTCACGGTAATGTAGTAATTTCCAATATAAATTTAGAGGTCAGAGATAACGATAAGGTTGCAATAATAGGTTTGCATAACTCTGGTAAAACTGTATTAATGGAAATACTTTCGGGAGAAATTAAGCCCACACAAGGTAAAGTACTTTTAGATGGTAAAAAAGTTAATAATCGTAAAATAGCCTATGCTCCGCAGATTCCTAAATTCGTACCTACTATGAAAGTAAAGGAGATAATGAAATATGTCACTGACAATTACGATCCTTTCTTAGATGAGTTAGGATTAGATAAAGAGAAGAGAATAAGAGACCTATCGTTAGACGAAAAAAAGAGGCTATCCATAGCGTTATCCTTACCGTTCTCACCTAAGTATCTGCTTTTCGACGATTTATCCTCAATTAGTAATATTACCAAAGACTTCATAAGGAAATTTAATGGAGCAATAATCTTGGCTCATCATAACTTAAAGGAAGTATGGGATCTAATTGATAAAGTAGTCATTATTTCCAGAGGAAGGATTACGTTTAATGAGAATAAGGAAGAACTACTTTACAAAATCGTTAAATATGTAGATGAAAAAGGTGAACACGAAATTTGGGAAAAGACTAAGGAAGATTATGCTGAAAAAATACTAAAAGAGAGAGGAGTTAAGTTTGATGTATTGGGTGTAACACCAGATGAGGTCTTTTTATATTTTTACGCTAGAGCTTAA
- a CDS encoding helix-turn-helix domain-containing protein has translation MIKSYTILLSHEDWSLYTEKFSEDELYVKVIRRIPSLEGLTENVIGIIYAKDRSLYRQIIKMISRNKMIIDFKLLDEYKSKSGVRAIYASTEKLPGRIAEKLLQNCKIFSMNETIYNGIEKWNIIAESSSFSKVIPKIRELTFDLKVFEDPIDPLLSVKDELTPKEQEVLKIAVIKGYFNSPKRIGLEELAKEFGVSKSAIMQILRKAIDKVARKSIKEI, from the coding sequence ATGATAAAAAGTTACACGATTTTACTGTCACATGAGGATTGGAGCCTTTACACGGAAAAATTTAGTGAAGATGAGTTATATGTAAAGGTTATTAGAAGGATTCCATCTCTTGAAGGATTAACTGAGAATGTAATAGGTATCATTTACGCTAAAGATAGGAGTTTATATAGGCAAATTATTAAAATGATAAGTAGAAATAAAATGATTATAGATTTTAAATTACTTGATGAGTATAAAAGTAAATCTGGAGTTAGAGCAATATACGCTTCAACAGAGAAACTTCCTGGTAGAATAGCAGAGAAATTATTACAAAATTGCAAAATTTTCAGTATGAATGAAACCATCTATAACGGTATAGAGAAATGGAACATAATAGCAGAGTCTAGCAGTTTTAGTAAGGTTATTCCAAAAATAAGGGAATTAACTTTTGATCTTAAGGTTTTTGAAGATCCAATAGACCCTTTATTATCAGTTAAAGATGAGTTAACACCTAAGGAACAGGAAGTGTTAAAGATTGCAGTAATTAAGGGATATTTTAATTCTCCTAAGAGAATAGGTTTAGAAGAGTTAGCAAAAGAGTTTGGCGTTTCAAAATCCGCAATAATGCAAATTCTAAGAAAAGCTATAGATAAGGTAGCTAGAAAAAGTATCAAAGAGATCTGA
- a CDS encoding nucleotidyltransferase domain-containing protein, with the protein MSSWVKFRFSHLRRWREYAEKIAKATQDLEPNSEVYVIGGVAEDRITVLSDIDILVVIKRKLNDKEKKKLREIILLRAIDLYNLPFDAPVEIHLKDEDEAKRFFELSKKVIKVL; encoded by the coding sequence TTGTCAAGTTGGGTTAAGTTCAGATTTTCGCATTTGAGGAGATGGAGAGAATATGCCGAGAAAATAGCTAAGGCTACACAAGATTTAGAGCCCAATTCTGAAGTTTACGTAATAGGTGGTGTTGCAGAAGATAGGATAACAGTACTCAGTGACATTGATATACTTGTAGTAATAAAAAGGAAATTAAACGATAAAGAGAAAAAGAAATTAAGAGAAATAATCTTATTAAGAGCTATAGATTTATACAATTTACCTTTTGATGCACCAGTTGAAATTCACTTAAAGGACGAAGATGAGGCAAAAAGATTTTTCGAACTGTCTAAAAAAGTAATAAAAGTATTGTAA
- a CDS encoding HEPN domain-containing protein, translated as MSGNRVRLLKRRALRFLDEAKRDLDDGYYDIGAFHVEQALQLYIKAVIFELFGKEYEGHGIRELISYLSKLLKENGYEDLAKKINELIAEYRQQLIAIEDAYIDSRYENIEYENEDLKPLIEVAEIMIKFLEEVVKIVKLG; from the coding sequence GTGAGTGGTAATAGAGTTAGATTACTTAAAAGGAGAGCACTACGCTTTTTAGATGAAGCAAAAAGAGACCTCGATGATGGGTATTATGATATAGGTGCTTTTCATGTAGAGCAAGCGTTACAATTATATATTAAGGCTGTGATCTTTGAACTTTTCGGAAAGGAATATGAAGGACATGGAATAAGGGAACTGATTAGTTATTTATCAAAGTTGCTTAAGGAAAATGGATATGAAGACCTAGCTAAAAAGATTAATGAATTAATTGCAGAATATAGGCAACAGTTAATAGCTATTGAAGACGCTTATATAGATTCTAGATATGAGAATATCGAGTATGAAAATGAAGATTTAAAACCTTTAATTGAGGTTGCAGAAATTATGATAAAATTCTTAGAGGAGGTCGTAAAGATTGTCAAGTTGGGTTAA
- a CDS encoding ABC transporter ATP-binding protein → MIVIEAENLTKRYGDIEVLHGLTFSIEDKSITLIMGPNGAGKSTLLKIISGLINKTSGYISVLGEDPWNSKNLVRKLAIILDKPFLPLYLTVGDIIKEVAEEFNYPISDAKKLLEEFNLSHFIKNKVRDLSTGTRQKLQIVFALMKNPEIIVADEPTANLDITSRYEVYNTFMTLRERMGLTVLISSHIPSELLAFSTHVLAINNGILKFFGKVNNLLRNDFLEEFYITVDNVNRAIEALKRFKIEVIGNQIKVRGNLSEIINDLINVGVRIFYVRNSIIDKSIQGEIGWE, encoded by the coding sequence ATGATAGTTATTGAGGCTGAAAACTTAACAAAGAGGTACGGAGATATTGAAGTTCTTCATGGTTTAACATTCTCGATAGAGGATAAGTCAATTACATTAATTATGGGACCTAATGGTGCAGGAAAATCTACACTTCTCAAAATAATTTCTGGGCTTATAAATAAAACTTCAGGATATATTAGCGTATTAGGCGAAGATCCATGGAATAGTAAAAACTTAGTGAGAAAATTGGCAATAATATTAGATAAGCCTTTTCTTCCCCTTTATCTTACAGTAGGGGATATAATAAAGGAAGTAGCAGAAGAATTTAACTATCCAATTAGCGATGCTAAAAAACTTTTAGAAGAGTTTAATTTATCACATTTCATTAAAAATAAGGTTAGAGATTTATCTACTGGTACTAGACAAAAATTACAAATAGTATTTGCATTAATGAAAAACCCAGAAATAATTGTCGCAGATGAACCTACAGCAAACCTCGATATAACGTCAAGATATGAAGTTTATAACACTTTCATGACATTAAGGGAAAGGATGGGATTAACGGTATTAATATCATCTCATATTCCATCTGAGCTCCTAGCCTTCTCAACACACGTTTTAGCAATAAATAATGGTATTCTAAAATTTTTCGGAAAAGTGAATAACTTGTTAAGGAACGATTTTCTAGAGGAGTTTTATATCACAGTTGATAATGTTAACAGAGCAATTGAAGCACTTAAACGTTTTAAAATCGAAGTTATAGGTAATCAAATAAAGGTTAGAGGAAATTTAAGCGAGATAATTAATGACTTAATAAATGTAGGGGTTAGAATATTTTACGTAAGAAACTCTATAATAGATAAAAGCATTCAAGGTGAGATAGGTTGGGAGTGA
- a CDS encoding GH12 family glycosyl hydrolase domain-containing protein, with amino-acid sequence MKKNLIKYLLILFIITLITITLITLNVTVFIPIRNKIIEKVVEVNLLTNSSIILTGSPENPYSSSNIGNIGLNTDLWNLASNSKGSVTMILRNSVLYVNVNFSLARYLNSPTVLGYPEILYGINVWGGGIPAPSPLLPLPISLYNITNVQLLVNYSIRDINTPIDFAYDIWIVKNVTTSGATHGDIEMMIWLYHTNGIVPAGNYITSINLPIFINGSEVNANWNIYVYNGSGDSWTIITFELNNPISAGSVSLNLGNFTKELTHVLSTFLNWNENYILNLKMETIDLGSEFRQNTFGGAIYSYTIYAYKIEIINNVIENASLNEILTQYLYNVVVVILPKSQNYMLL; translated from the coding sequence ATGAAAAAGAATCTTATTAAATATCTTTTAATTCTATTTATCATTACTTTAATAACAATTACTTTAATAACTCTTAACGTTACAGTTTTCATTCCAATAAGGAATAAGATAATAGAAAAAGTAGTTGAAGTAAATCTGTTAACCAATTCATCCATTATCTTAACTGGAAGTCCAGAGAACCCTTATAGCTCATCTAATATTGGAAATATAGGTTTAAATACAGACTTATGGAACCTAGCTAGTAACTCTAAAGGCTCTGTAACTATGATACTAAGAAATAGCGTTCTATATGTTAACGTTAATTTCTCATTAGCCAGATATTTGAATAGTCCTACAGTTTTAGGATATCCAGAAATACTCTATGGGATTAACGTATGGGGAGGGGGAATACCAGCTCCAAGCCCTCTATTACCTTTACCCATATCCTTATACAATATCACTAACGTACAATTGCTGGTAAATTATTCCATAAGAGATATTAATACGCCAATTGACTTCGCTTATGATATATGGATAGTTAAGAACGTTACTACTTCTGGAGCAACTCATGGAGATATTGAAATGATGATATGGCTATATCACACTAATGGCATAGTCCCCGCTGGAAATTACATAACATCAATTAATTTACCTATATTTATTAATGGAAGCGAGGTTAACGCAAATTGGAATATATATGTATATAATGGAAGCGGAGATTCGTGGACGATAATCACCTTTGAATTGAATAATCCAATAAGTGCAGGATCGGTAAGTCTTAATTTAGGTAACTTTACAAAAGAATTAACGCATGTCTTATCTACCTTCCTCAATTGGAACGAAAACTATATACTAAACCTAAAGATGGAAACTATAGACTTAGGCTCAGAGTTTAGACAAAACACATTTGGAGGTGCAATTTATAGTTATACGATATATGCGTATAAGATAGAAATTATAAATAACGTTATTGAAAACGCGTCACTAAATGAGATTTTGACACAATATTTATATAATGTAGTAGTTGTAATACTACCTAAAAGCCAAAATTATATGCTATTGTAA
- a CDS encoding Gfo/Idh/MocA family protein — translation MRKIGVAVVGLGVIGKVHVKALKELEKETEYVKLVAVVDQISALAEDIAKQYGVIPYSTIDDALRNPEIDVITIATPSYLHSPQAILAMEYGKNVITEKPMATTLAGAKEMIKKAEKNGVKLGVIFQERYSPDIRKLKYEIIDKLGKLYLLEAELKWYRDEKEYYLRDEIARSWRGMWNTEGGGVLTNQGIHTIDLLLWLGGEVEEVSGFIDNLTHPSIEVEDTAVAIFKFKNRALGTMSQTVSMRPKKYQNRKIRIYGDRGYAEIIDRQIASVRIEGNEEMGSSVLSKSDTISQDTDLHKELFKDFLKALSEERNFPIDGKEGIKSLEVIKAIYLSSMNRQVIKLPLEVNIVI, via the coding sequence ATGAGAAAAATAGGCGTAGCAGTTGTAGGATTAGGAGTAATAGGAAAGGTTCATGTTAAAGCCTTAAAAGAATTAGAGAAAGAGACGGAATACGTTAAACTAGTAGCCGTAGTAGATCAGATAAGCGCTTTAGCGGAAGATATAGCAAAACAGTACGGGGTTATTCCATATTCTACGATAGATGACGCACTAAGGAATCCAGAAATAGACGTGATAACTATAGCTACACCGTCTTATTTACATTCTCCTCAAGCAATCCTAGCCATGGAGTATGGGAAGAACGTTATAACAGAGAAACCTATGGCAACTACCTTAGCTGGAGCTAAAGAAATGATAAAAAAAGCAGAAAAGAATGGAGTTAAATTAGGTGTCATATTTCAAGAAAGATATTCCCCCGATATTAGGAAATTAAAGTATGAAATAATAGATAAATTAGGTAAATTATATTTGTTAGAAGCAGAACTAAAATGGTATAGAGATGAAAAAGAGTACTATTTAAGGGACGAGATTGCTAGAAGTTGGAGAGGCATGTGGAACACTGAAGGAGGAGGAGTTCTCACAAATCAAGGAATTCATACTATCGATTTATTATTATGGTTAGGTGGAGAAGTTGAAGAAGTTTCTGGCTTTATTGATAATTTAACACATCCCTCAATAGAAGTTGAGGATACTGCAGTAGCGATATTTAAGTTTAAAAATAGGGCCTTAGGTACCATGTCTCAAACAGTATCCATGAGACCTAAAAAGTATCAAAATAGAAAGATAAGAATTTACGGTGATAGAGGATACGCGGAAATAATAGATAGGCAGATAGCTTCAGTAAGAATTGAAGGGAATGAGGAAATGGGAAGTAGTGTATTAAGCAAAAGTGATACGATTTCGCAGGACACTGACTTACATAAGGAATTGTTTAAAGACTTTCTTAAGGCATTAAGTGAAGAAAGAAATTTCCCAATAGACGGTAAAGAAGGCATTAAAAGTTTAGAAGTTATAAAGGCTATCTATTTATCCTCAATGAACAGACAAGTTATAAAATTACCTCTAGAAGTTAATATTGTAATATAA
- a CDS encoding sugar phosphate isomerase/epimerase family protein, whose product MKLGLQSYSLRKMSYEKALETISKLGINYVEAYPRHLPINEDINKVRSLHEKYNLRLIAHGVNHLSKNEKELDAIFDFARKAGIEVITADPDEDSLELVSDLAKQYDIKIGIHNHGPFHRWGSFKKIYQAIKNLDFRVGMCLDLAHLARYGENPIEAIETLRERVYDIHLKDIDAKGNDVIVGTGILDIRSFFRKLKELKLLDGIPIMIEYEPNPEDPINGIAKSLDFVRGIISGL is encoded by the coding sequence ATGAAATTAGGTTTACAAAGCTACTCCCTTAGAAAAATGAGTTATGAAAAGGCGTTAGAAACAATCTCTAAATTAGGAATAAATTATGTAGAGGCTTATCCTAGGCATTTACCTATAAATGAGGATATCAATAAAGTTCGTTCTCTCCATGAAAAATATAATTTAAGGTTAATAGCTCATGGAGTAAACCATTTAAGTAAAAATGAAAAGGAATTAGATGCGATTTTCGATTTTGCGCGAAAAGCTGGCATTGAAGTAATTACTGCAGACCCAGATGAAGATTCTCTAGAATTAGTAAGTGATCTCGCAAAACAATATGATATAAAAATAGGTATTCATAATCATGGACCATTTCACAGATGGGGATCTTTTAAAAAGATATATCAAGCAATTAAAAACTTAGATTTTAGAGTGGGAATGTGTTTAGATTTGGCTCATCTAGCTAGATATGGCGAGAATCCCATAGAGGCTATAGAAACTCTTAGGGAAAGAGTTTATGATATACATTTGAAAGATATTGATGCAAAAGGGAATGATGTAATTGTGGGAACTGGTATATTAGATATAAGATCATTTTTCAGGAAACTTAAGGAACTTAAATTGCTAGATGGAATACCAATTATGATAGAATATGAACCTAATCCAGAGGATCCCATAAATGGAATAGCTAAGTCTTTAGACTTCGTAAGGGGAATTATTAGTGGACTATAA
- a CDS encoding ABC transporter permease — MRKDYLIKRGIYYIIVWFVGITIDFILPRLIPGNVLGSIILGRIGGNLSAYGQNVQQEIEVLVQQLGLSQYYHTPLYIQYFDYLKEIIRLNFGPSLTEFPVAVGTIIAEAAPWTFGIVIPAVVASFFIGNLLGRFAALARGTVKDYAILGLTMFLYTFPVFVTGEILIEFLAVDLHIFPTGGQYNTFVFLKPTLSLPFVWSVIYHAILPVSTLILFSLAGWIIGMRNNMIPILQEDYMNYYRLMGVSEREISNKAYRLALLPNFTSFSIALGYSVLGAVAIEYLFNYAGLGYYFNQAITGLDYPLLNGIFFMLVTAMVLSNFVADIVYGIIDPRTSHEETEGV, encoded by the coding sequence ATGAGGAAAGATTATCTTATTAAAAGAGGCATTTACTATATTATAGTCTGGTTTGTAGGAATTACAATAGATTTTATTCTTCCACGATTAATTCCTGGTAATGTACTTGGTAGTATAATCCTTGGAAGAATCGGAGGGAATTTAAGCGCATATGGACAAAACGTTCAACAAGAGATAGAGGTCTTAGTTCAACAATTAGGTCTTTCTCAATACTATCATACACCTTTATACATACAATATTTCGATTATTTAAAGGAGATAATTAGGCTAAACTTTGGCCCTTCTTTAACTGAATTTCCAGTTGCTGTCGGTACTATAATTGCTGAGGCTGCTCCTTGGACTTTTGGAATAGTTATTCCAGCGGTTGTAGCTTCATTTTTTATCGGTAATTTGTTAGGTAGATTTGCTGCCTTAGCTAGGGGTACGGTAAAAGATTATGCAATTTTAGGATTAACTATGTTTTTATATACTTTTCCAGTCTTTGTTACTGGAGAAATATTAATAGAATTTTTAGCTGTAGATTTACATATCTTTCCTACGGGTGGACAGTATAATACATTCGTTTTTCTTAAGCCTACTTTAAGTTTACCTTTTGTGTGGTCAGTAATTTATCATGCAATATTACCAGTATCAACTTTAATCTTGTTTTCATTAGCAGGATGGATAATTGGGATGAGGAATAATATGATTCCCATTCTACAGGAGGATTATATGAATTATTATAGATTAATGGGAGTTTCAGAAAGAGAGATTTCGAATAAAGCATATAGATTAGCTTTACTTCCAAACTTTACTAGTTTTTCAATTGCTTTAGGGTATTCAGTTTTAGGAGCTGTTGCAATAGAATATTTATTTAATTATGCTGGATTAGGTTATTATTTTAACCAGGCTATTACTGGATTAGATTACCCATTACTAAATGGAATATTCTTTATGTTAGTTACAGCAATGGTACTAAGTAATTTCGTTGCTGATATAGTTTACGGAATAATTGATCCTAGAACAAGCCATGAAGAAACAGAGGGTGTTTAA
- a CDS encoding ABC transporter permease, which translates to MAQRKLGIFSVNIRIDKYSPFYNLLQGIWEQKVARVGLYILLAIIIFSLIGVFYTPYNPASTQFPRDLPPSPQHLLGTDDYGHDIFSQLLVGGFPVIGVGLLTGLIGTLIAILVGVTAGLYADTLIDRILSGITQIFLIIPGILIIELIGAYLGAVQIKLGYLTILLALSTTGWAWGARVLRSLVLSLRRREYILSSELVGESKFSIIFRQIIPNNLPFIASNFFFTAIYGITGFTFIYYFGLGSLTQINWGTMLYWSLGGEAYLRGLWWWYIPPGLMIGLVAFSFALINIGIDRVANPRLRVWDIKKYKKQLEKIRKKEEEAEVKWQM; encoded by the coding sequence ATGGCTCAGAGAAAACTCGGAATATTTAGTGTAAATATTAGGATAGATAAATATAGCCCATTTTATAATCTCTTACAAGGAATATGGGAGCAGAAAGTAGCTAGAGTGGGATTGTATATATTATTAGCGATAATTATATTTTCTTTAATAGGAGTCTTTTACACCCCTTATAATCCTGCATCTACACAATTTCCTAGGGACTTACCTCCTTCTCCTCAACATTTATTGGGAACTGATGATTATGGACACGATATATTTTCTCAGTTATTAGTAGGTGGATTTCCAGTGATAGGTGTAGGATTATTAACTGGACTAATAGGTACTCTCATAGCAATACTAGTTGGAGTGACTGCTGGGCTTTATGCTGATACTCTAATAGATAGAATATTAAGTGGTATTACTCAAATATTTCTAATAATACCTGGTATACTAATAATAGAGTTAATAGGTGCTTATTTAGGAGCTGTGCAGATTAAATTAGGATACTTGACTATTCTTCTTGCACTATCCACTACAGGATGGGCCTGGGGTGCAAGAGTGCTTAGATCTTTAGTCCTATCATTAAGAAGAAGAGAATATATACTTTCGTCAGAACTAGTTGGAGAATCAAAATTCAGCATAATTTTCAGACAAATCATACCTAATAATTTACCATTTATCGCGTCTAATTTCTTCTTTACAGCAATTTACGGAATTACGGGATTTACATTCATCTACTATTTTGGTTTAGGAAGTCTAACACAGATAAATTGGGGAACTATGTTGTATTGGTCACTAGGCGGAGAGGCTTACTTAAGGGGATTGTGGTGGTGGTATATTCCACCTGGATTAATGATAGGCCTAGTAGCGTTTTCATTTGCTTTAATAAATATAGGTATTGATAGAGTAGCTAATCCTAGACTTAGGGTATGGGATATTAAGAAATATAAAAAACAATTGGAGAAAATAAGGAAAAAAGAGGAGGAGGCTGAAGTTAAATGGCAGATGTAG
- a CDS encoding ABC transporter ATP-binding protein: MADVAISIKNLNVGYISDFGLIKVLRNVSIDIPEGKITGIAGESGSGKSTLATSIMGFINPPMLVESGSIIVDDKYEILSMPKDELNKIRGKVISYVPQAAQNSLNPIRKVKETFADILKSRGMDYYANTDIVYKALEDVGLTDRQVLDMYPFQLSGGMKQRVVIAISLILNPKILIMDEPTTGLDVIVQHEILKLIKKLQKEKNLTLVIISHDIAMLFQISDYIAVMYGGQIVEYGKYITLLKESYHPYTYLLLSSVPTVSSRGKKLPRIPGDFEGFIRYPKGCVFSSRCPFATITCKENPPETIVYDRFGFYKCSRYPQWRNEVSKAYE, translated from the coding sequence ATGGCAGATGTAGCAATTTCTATAAAGAATCTAAATGTAGGATATATATCAGACTTTGGCTTAATAAAGGTATTAAGAAATGTAAGTATTGATATTCCAGAAGGTAAGATAACTGGGATTGCAGGAGAATCTGGGTCTGGAAAATCGACTCTAGCTACATCCATCATGGGATTCATAAATCCTCCAATGCTTGTTGAATCTGGAAGTATTATAGTAGATGATAAATACGAGATTCTATCTATGCCAAAAGATGAGTTAAATAAAATTAGAGGAAAGGTTATATCGTATGTTCCTCAAGCAGCGCAAAACTCATTAAATCCGATAAGAAAAGTTAAGGAAACTTTCGCAGATATTTTAAAATCGCGAGGCATGGATTATTATGCAAATACTGATATCGTTTATAAAGCATTAGAGGATGTCGGACTTACAGATAGGCAAGTTCTTGATATGTACCCATTTCAACTTTCTGGAGGAATGAAACAAAGAGTAGTAATAGCCATTTCTTTAATTTTAAATCCTAAAATTCTTATAATGGACGAACCTACAACTGGACTAGACGTTATTGTTCAGCATGAAATTTTAAAGTTAATTAAAAAACTTCAGAAAGAGAAAAACTTGACATTAGTAATTATAAGTCACGATATAGCAATGCTATTTCAAATATCTGATTATATTGCCGTAATGTATGGAGGACAAATTGTTGAATATGGTAAATATATTACTCTCCTAAAAGAATCTTATCATCCCTACACTTACCTTTTACTTAGTAGCGTTCCTACTGTTAGTTCTAGGGGGAAGAAATTGCCTAGAATTCCAGGAGATTTTGAAGGGTTTATAAGATATCCTAAGGGATGTGTCTTTTCGTCAAGATGTCCCTTTGCTACAATAACTTGTAAAGAAAATCCGCCAGAAACTATAGTTTACGATAGGTTTGGCTTCTATAAATGTAGTAGATATCCGCAGTGGAGAAACGAGGTGAGTAAGGCTTATGAGTAA
- a CDS encoding ABC transporter ATP-binding protein: MSKLIELIHVYKDFVVRKGVFRKEHRPGIWDVNMEIRSNEIVGMVGGSGGGKTVIAWMIVGLLKPTKGSIMYYPMGLDVTKMNKKELKRYRADVQLVFQDPYSSLDPAHTVKWHIERPLKLYKYKGDIEERVKELLKEVALTPPSDFLNKYPFQLSGGQRQRVYLARVLALNPKVLIADEPVSNVDASIRASLLDLFKRLRDEKGISILYITHDIATIGYVADRVYVVKQGRIVEEGDVETVITNPKDEYTKLLIESVPDPFKRIE, encoded by the coding sequence ATGAGTAAATTAATTGAGTTAATTCACGTATATAAGGACTTCGTAGTTAGAAAAGGTGTATTTAGAAAGGAACATAGGCCAGGAATATGGGATGTAAACATGGAAATAAGAAGCAATGAGATCGTAGGAATGGTAGGAGGTAGTGGCGGAGGTAAAACGGTAATAGCGTGGATGATAGTAGGTTTACTTAAACCAACTAAAGGTTCAATAATGTATTATCCTATGGGATTAGACGTAACTAAAATGAATAAGAAAGAATTAAAGAGGTACAGAGCAGATGTACAGCTAGTGTTCCAAGACCCCTATTCATCTTTGGATCCAGCTCACACTGTAAAATGGCATATTGAAAGACCGTTAAAATTATATAAATATAAAGGGGATATAGAAGAGAGAGTGAAAGAATTATTAAAGGAGGTTGCATTAACACCACCTTCTGACTTTTTAAATAAATATCCATTTCAGTTATCAGGAGGGCAACGACAGAGAGTTTATCTGGCTAGAGTATTGGCTTTAAATCCAAAGGTTTTAATAGCAGACGAACCTGTGTCAAATGTAGATGCTTCAATAAGGGCTTCTCTTCTAGATTTATTTAAGCGTTTGAGAGATGAAAAAGGCATCTCAATATTATATATTACTCATGATATAGCTACTATCGGATATGTTGCAGATAGGGTATATGTAGTTAAACAAGGTAGAATAGTGGAAGAAGGAGATGTGGAAACAGTAATTACTAACCCAAAAGATGAGTACACTAAGTTATTAATCGAATCCGTTCCAGATCCATTTAAGAGAATAGAATAA